A single window of Bos javanicus breed banteng chromosome 19, ARS-OSU_banteng_1.0, whole genome shotgun sequence DNA harbors:
- the TMIGD1 gene encoding transmembrane and immunoglobulin domain-containing protein 1, with protein sequence MAQKTSGLIQRCRFLLLMILFLPHVMTNSVLSVNGKTENYILDTEPGLQESLKCAVQNHIRDEELLWYREDGRVDLKSGNKINSSSVCVSGISEDDNGITFTCKLQRNQSVSISVVLNVTFPPLLSGNDFQTAEEGSDVKLVCNVKSNPQAQMMWYKNNGILNLENHHQIQQTSEYFQLSITKVKKSDNGTYSCIANSLIETKTKDFHLIVKDKGSTVPIEPIIAACVVVFLTLVFGVIARRKRIMKLCRKDQGPQCRTAL encoded by the exons ATGGCACAGAAGACCAGCGGCCTGATACAAAGATGCAGATTTCTTCTCTTAATGATTCTATTTCTGCCACATGTGATGACAA ATTCTGTTTTAAGTGTGAATGGTAAAACTGAAAACTATATTCTGGACACTGAGCCTGGCCTCCAAGAATCGCTGAAATGTGCTGTTCAAAACCACATCCGAGATGAAGAACTTCTCTGGTACCGCGAAGATGGGAGAGTGGATTTGAAGTCTGGAAACAAAATCAACTCCAGCTCTGTCTGTGTCTCGGGCATCAGTGAAGATGACAACGGCATCACCTTTACCTGCAAGCTGCAGAGGAATCAGTCGGTGTCCATCTCAGTGGTGCTGAACGTCACTT TTCCTCCTCTCCTAAGTGGAAATGACTTCCAAACAGCTGAGGAAGGCAGTGATGTGAAGTTGGTTTGCAATGTGAAATCCAACCCCCAGGCTCAAATGATGTGGTATAAAAACAATGGCATCTTGAACTTAGAGAACCATCACCAAATCCAACAGACAAGCGAGTACTTTCAATTGTCGATCACCAAAGTCAAGAAATCCGACAACGGGACTTACAGCTGTATTGCCAATTCATTGATAGAAACAAAGACCAAGGACTTTCACCTTATTGTCAAAG ATAAAGGCTCAACTGTACCAATAGAACCCATTATTGCTGCATGTGTTGTGGTCTTTCTGACCTTGGTCTTTGGAGTGATtgccagaagaaaaagaataatgaag CTCTGCAGAAAGGATCAAGGCCCTCAGTGCAGAACAGCTCT atga